Part of the candidate division KSB1 bacterium genome, CCTCCATGACCAGCTCGTCTTTGACTCGTTTACCGCCTGGCGCGGTCCCTATGGCCCAGTGCCCGTTTCACCCCTCCGGCAGGAGCTCCTGGCGCAGCTTCCCAAGGATTCCTATGTCATCCACGATGAATTCCAAGCTGTGGAACACTCCGTGGAGGGGATCGTCCCGTTCATGCAGCACTATATTCGCGACGCCGAAATCGTTTCCATCCTTGTCCCGCCGATGAATTGGGAGCGCATCGACCGACTCTCTGCGCAGTTGGCCAAGGCACTGGCCTCTGCCATCCGTCGGCACAGGTGGACCATGGGGACGGATATCGCCTTCATCTGCTCCAACGACGGTGACCACTACGGCGACCAGGACTGGGGCGGCAGGAACATGGCCCCCTTCGGCGCGGACCTGTGCGGACATCGCATCCAGACGGCCATCGACAGCTTGCTGGCATTGTCGACCTTGGCCGGCCCGTTGGCCGCGCCCAAGTTAGAGTCCTTCTGTCGCCAAGTCTGGGGAGAGGAGGACATCCGGCAGTACAAGATTCGCTGGTGTGGGCGGTTCGCCGTGCCCTTTGGCCTGGAGACGGTGCGCAAGACGGTGGCAGAGCTTGGCCTCTCGCCCCTCCAGGGCCACCTCCTGCGCTACGATACGAGCTTCCGCCTGGGAACCCTGCCGTTGCCCGACATCGGCATTGGGACCACCGCCCCCTATCACCTTCGCCACTGGGTGGGCTACACAGCCCTCGGCCACCGCTGAAGGAGAACTGGCGCAGGGCAATGAGGAGCGTGCTCATCATAGAGCCATACGGCGGGGACTCTCACCTGCAGCTGCTGAAGGGCATGCAGCGGTGGTTGCCGTTTTCGTTTCGCACCATCGTCATGCCGGCCCGCAAGTGGAAATGGCGCATGCGCGGAGCAGCCCTGCACTTAACTGAAGCCCTCGCCGCGGAGGAGCCGGCTGAGGTGGTCTTCTGCTCCTCCCTTCTCAGCCTCACGGACCTCTTGGCCCTGGGGCCGCCCTGGCTCAAGGATGCGCGCAAGGTAGTCTACTTCCACGAGAACCAGTTTGTCTATCCGGCGCGCCTGTACAAGGAGTGGGACTTTCACTTCGCGCTGACCAATCTGACCACTGCCCTTGCCGCCGACGTGGTCGTCTTCAACAGCAAGTT contains:
- the amrB gene encoding AmmeMemoRadiSam system protein B, coding for MRTEIAFVLSLLVLTGVGLSCRHAESPAPSVDHVRGLKDTVGFCFTAAQIARAVQAAEELERDRLLANAARLGLDNDSRWVAAVCPHDDHLLAGRVYVHVFRHLRARRVVLFGVAHKATDYGLHDQLVFDSFTAWRGPYGPVPVSPLRQELLAQLPKDSYVIHDEFQAVEHSVEGIVPFMQHYIRDAEIVSILVPPMNWERIDRLSAQLAKALASAIRRHRWTMGTDIAFICSNDGDHYGDQDWGGRNMAPFGADLCGHRIQTAIDSLLALSTLAGPLAAPKLESFCRQVWGEEDIRQYKIRWCGRFAVPFGLETVRKTVAELGLSPLQGHLLRYDTSFRLGTLPLPDIGIGTTAPYHLRHWVGYTALGHR